Genomic DNA from Oncorhynchus clarkii lewisi isolate Uvic-CL-2024 chromosome 5, UVic_Ocla_1.0, whole genome shotgun sequence:
AACCCTAAATGTAATATAGGGTGGTGGTGTAATGTTAATGTATGGTCTTTAATAATTCATTAGGCCCGTTGTTATCATCTTGATGCCTTCAGGAGATGTCACAGTGCAAACCTTTGGTCttgaaggtaaaataaaataatctgtatGCTTCTTTTTCAACTAATGTACAGCCTTAATGTTAAGTGGTAGATTGTCAGTATAACAACACACTGCACACAGGCCTGACGTTATTTTCTGCCCTGGTAATGATAATGAAAAGCAGAGGCTGTGCAAGGCCGTCCCAGCTTTCATTTAATTTACAAATGTCAGGCTAACCTGATCTTGCTCCAGCCCCAGCCGGAGATCTATCCACTTCCTGGTGTCCAAGTAATGATTGTTAATAATGTCATCCGATCAGGAGGAGAGTAGCGCGGTGTGGGTTGgagggtgatgtgtgtgtgtgtgtgtgtgtgtgtgtgtgtgtgtgtgtgtgtgtgtgtgtgtgtgtgtgtgtgtgtgttgtgtgtgtgtgtgtgtgtgtgtgtgtgtgtgtgtgtgtgtgtgtgtgtgtgtgtgtgtgtgtgtgtgtgtgtgtgtgtttggaagtggtggtggtggtggtggtagggtaTGTTAAAATGACGGAGGTTAGGGGATGGGGGGCAGAGGGGTAGGGGGCGTCAAGGACAATGAGCCCCACTGACCATAGCTATCATGATCCTCAGCCTGAAGCTCTTGCTCTTCCTATACCTAGACCAGACTGAGTcgctccagacagagagagagagaaagagagagagagacattgtgcTTTTACCCCCACCAGACATCCCCCATACAAACACCAGTCCATTTCCCCAGTCCCCCTGTGCCCCACCCTCTTCATTAAGACTAGGGACCCTCCATAGTGTCCTAGCCCATTGCAGAGTGCAGGGGTCAGACTGTAATTAATGCTGGACCTCCTCCCCTTTAAGGCCTAATCCACTTCAGCTTCAGGACACGAGAGTAGgcagagaaaggggaagagaaaggggaagagacagaggaagaggcagagacagaggaagaggcagaggaagaggcagagacaaaggaagaggcagagacaaaggaagaggcagagacagaagagacagagacagagacagaggcagagacaaagacagaggcagaggcagaggcagaggaagAGCCAAAGACAGAGGAAGATGCATAGAGAGCggaagaggaagaggcagaggcagaggcagagacagaggcagaaacagaggaagaggcagaggaagagacagaggaaaaggcagagtcagaggaagagacagactgtaaTTAATGCTGGACCTCCTCCCCTTTAAGACCTAATCCACTCCAGCTTCGGGACACGAGAGTaggcagaggaagaggcagagacaggggaagaggcagaggaagaggcagaggaagaggcagagacaggggaagagacagaggaagaggcagagacagaggaagaggcagagacagaggcaaagacaggggaagagacagaggaagaggcagagacagattaagaggcagaggaagaggaagaggcagagagaggacgaggcagaggcagaggaagtggaagaggcagagacagaggaagaggcagagacagataaagaggcagagaaagaggaagaggccGAAACAGAGGATGaggcagatacagaggaaggggcagaggaagaggaagaggcagagagaggacgaggcagaggcagaggaagtggaagaggcagagacagaggaagaggcagagacagataaagagacagagaaagaggaagaggccGAAACAGAGgatgaggcagagacagaggaaggggcagaggaagaggaataggcagagagaggacgaggcagaggcagaggaagtggaagaggcagagacagatgaagaggcagagacagataaagaggcagagaaagaggaagaggccGAAACAGAGGATGAGGCAGAGGCAAAGGAAGTggaagaggaagaggcagagacagatgAAGAGGCAGAGGCAGATACAGAGGCAGAAGAAGAtgcagagacagaggaagaacagaggaagaggcagagacagaggaagagacaaagacagaggaagagacagaagaagaggaagaggcagagagagaaagacacggGAGAAGAGTCAGAGgatgaggcagagacagaggaagaggcatagacagaggaagaggcagaggaatAGGCAGAAGTAGAGACAGGGATCCTGACAAGTGACTTTACCAATGGGCAGGCTGACTACTTAAAGGGGAGGGTCTTAACATCCACAGTTATTAAAGGGAGGGCACTACAGTTTGTGGTATAAGGAAATGAAAAGTGGTTTGAATTCCAAAAAATCATAGTGTACTAAACCTTTATCCAACATATTTCGGCTGAACTATGTTTCATTGTATTCCTGTCCAGGATGACCTAGATGACATGAAACTAGGTTGTTTACTATAGATTAGTACAAAAGCTGTGTCACTCACACGCTGGCTGTGATGTTTAATGATTTCCTACACAAACATCCAGGATGCTGGACattctcatcataactactgatAGTGCTAATGCAGTGGTATAGGGACTGCTAATGGCCCGGCTCTCACTGTGATAAGTGATGCTTATCATCCTCTCTCCGGCAGGATTTGTTACACTTCTTTATCTCCCCTCCGATACATTACAAGATGAACCTACCCAACGCCCTAATGTACTCTATGATGCCTCTATGTTTGTCTGTTacatcacccctccctcctcctcttctcctcttctcctccttctctaaaTGTTATTATCTGATGATTGCTCCATTGTCTGAGGGGTCAGTGGGTGACAAAGGTGGCTCTTGGCCCCTGTATTGGAACCCATGTCTggggagacagacacataaagctGTGTctgtcccctccaccctccactgcAGCAGCCAGGCTGTGACATGACATGGACAAATCAGAATGTGGACTCTGGGGGAATGACCTCTGCTGACCCCTGGTTCCAGAACATGACCTGGAACTGGCGGGGGGCTCTGTCTGGCGGGGGGCAATGCCCAGCGCAGTGACCTCTAAACAGGCCACAAGTGACAGCCAACCCTCTAGAAGCAGCCATCTGTTATGTTACCACTACACTGCACCCTCCTCCAGGAGACTAGCTGATGATGGGCTGGACGTAGAGCTGGATCCCATAAGACTGTAGAGAAGATCCTACAGGATACGCATCGTTTCACATTTCATAATGATATTGTGGCTGCCAATGTTGTATGAAGGACAATGGACTGAAATAAGCATGTTACAGTGTGAGTAGAATTTAGTTGAATCTGTATAACAATGTTCATTTTGAAAACTGAAGGAGGAGTCTATTGTATCCCAATTAGCCCAGGCCAAAAATATGGATATTTCTGCGCATGTGCAGGATTTATTTTTCGTAGCTGAGTGCCCATTCCGCTGCCAATACAGCTGCTGTGTGATCCGCTGCTGTTTCCCTTCCTTGATCACCTTTGTCTGGTCACCGGTAGAGCCTACAAACTTTATGTTATACACAAAACTATTCAAAGGATTGCATTCCATGCCTCAGTAAGCATAAGCACAATTTCATGTTCTTTTTTCAGGAGGAGAGTAGAAAATActgaaaaatacagaaaatacactatCGACACGTTCATACAAACATTGTTGTCAGTGTTGCAAACATAAGCACGACTCAAACAGGAAGTCTAGTGATTCCATGTTATTTTTAGCTGCTTAGTTACATGCTGCTATTTACTTTCGCCACGGTATATCAGCATATATGGCATAACTATGGCACCGAGCGATGCAAAATGAACTCGCCCACTGGCAGCAACTATAAAGAGTAACCTACCACATCACACAAAACGCTGATAGTTTGATgatttgaagaagaaaaaaaaatcccaagAAATGACACAAAAAATGTAGAGTAACAATCTTGATATAAATCTCTTTTGATCATTGCAATTAATATTCCATTATTACCGCTAATTTATGTACTGGTTTATACCCCACTTACAACTCTAACCCCAAGACTGAGGTAAGTGATCAATATCCAGATACAGAGTGTTTTGGTAGAAAAAGGTTTTACCGAAGGTAAATGGAGCCAAACTTTCTGTCAAAGTAGTAAAAGATATCTCTAAAATTTCTGTTAAATCAGTCGCAGATGTGTATGTTTATAAAGATAAATTGAATTAAAGTATAGTCGTACTTGTGCACAAGCCCTGGGTCCCGGCTCTCTCTAATCAGGACGCTGGTGATTTAACTGGCTTCAACAGGTCATGCTATTTAAGAGGAACCACTACAGGCTCCAGGAAATGAAACACGGCCGCCGAACATGGTTTGGAGTGGAGGACTCGGCTGTTTTTCCCCTCTACAAAAATTGACCCCCCCCACCTTCTCGTCCCCGACTCCTACTCAGAACTAACTAGAAAAACCTCATTAAGAGTCTGAATGGAATTCTCTCTGTGGAATGTCCGCTGTATCTGTTACTTGGCTAGCCGAGAACCTGAACCCCCTCCTCAATGTggatacacacaccacacacaccacacccacgcacacaaacacgcacacacacacagacagaaagacagagaccctGGCATAAGGCTCCATCATGGCCCCTCATCTGATAGAGGGTGGGGGGATGTGAAGGGCTGCCCTGTTCAAGAGGGATCTCAAGACCACACGGCATCTTCTGCTCAAGTGTTTCGTCATTGTTGGATCACTAATTGGACGGCATCTGAGCCAGATTATTTCTATTCACTTCCTTATGGGAGTGATTGTTTGTGAGAAATAGCTTGGGCCCGTTCTGCCCTAAGGCACAGCTGTGGAAACATTTGACTCATGTTTCCTGGCTCCTTAGGCTCCATGAGGAGACATTGGTGTTTTGAGGCCCAACGTGTTAATGCAGTTTGCATCTTCAACTTCATTTCAGGTGAATGACCTCTTACTGAAAAAGTATTTGGGTGTTTAGGTCATTGATGGTTTACCTGTATGTTTTGATATGGATGAATTTACTGTCTATGACTCACAAAAATTTTATCACATTTGTGCTGTCTGGcagacacacacgtacgcacacacgtacgcacacacacacacacacacacacacacacacacacacacacacacacacacacacacacacacacacacacacacacacacacacacacacatacacacacacacacacacacacacacacacacacacacacacatacacacagtcacttgagagcacacacacaccccttccatCTTGGCTGTGGCTGCTGACTccagagggaagagggagagagtataTCCTCTCTGGCTGCTTCCTGGAATTATTCCCTCTTTTGAACTGAGCAGGCCTCTGCATCTGCCTCTGCCCAGGGGATGTTGACCTGTGGCCATTATAAATAGTATCGGATCCTCATTCAGCTCAGCAGCCCAGCAGTGCTAACTCATTGTTCATCCCAGCACCACAGGTTCCTCCACAGTGATACAGTGTGCAAAAGAGGCACCACCTTCATGGCTTAACCAGAACCAGGCAAACTTAGCCAGCCCAGCCACTAAGACCATCTCACCTCTCCCTCATCAGGCTGCCCCACATGGGTAAGGTCCTTTAAATGATGCAGCCATTTTTCACCCTTGTCTAAAAATACAATTGGTGGGCCTTTAGATAGAGTTCTCTTAAGAATCACCGGAACAGGCAACTGTGACTGTGGCTAAAAATACTGGGCAGCATGTGAAGAAGATAAAGGCCATCAGCGACAAGCCTGACAAAGCTTAGCTGACTTTCAAGTACAAGAACAATTGACCAGGCACTTTCAGGGTGGTTTGACACACACTATTCACTGGTGGATAGATTGCGAAGCAGGAAGTCAAAAACTTTTCTTCATTGGACAACTGGGGACCGATACAATTCAGTACACAAAATGAATGATACAATTTGTAGAAATAATGTTGGCTAAAgactaacaaaaacaaaaactgcAGTAGCAAATAACAAGAGAAGCCTCAATGTACTGCCTATCTACCAGAATAGTACACAGCTGTCTCCCCTCTATTAGTGCCTGTGACATGCATCGAGCTGTCGCTCtgtaagagagtgagagagtgacagagagcgagagcgagagcatgagagagcgagtgagagagagagagagtgataccgACCCCGTGCGGAAGAGAAAGACTGTGTATACAAGAGAGTGTGTGCAATGTGAGCTTGTGACCTGTGACCCCTCATCTCATCGATTCAGACAAGAAGAACTGGAGTTAATTGCCTTCAATTTTCCCCCAGACGTCACTCTCCAGTTCTCCCCCAGTTGAtcatctttctctccccttccttctctccatcaGAGAAGAGGTGTACGTTTTCAAGGCCAAACCGTTAATGTGGCGCTAGCAAACCAGGACTCAGCCATCGGTAATCTGATTTCAATAGCCATGTCTTTAGAGGTTGGGTCAATCagatttctgtctctcagttAATTATtaatttgagggggggggggccttTTACCATTGCATAGGGTCTCTGTTAAATACCCAGGAGACCCCGCTCAGTCAGACAGCTGATCACCTTCTGAGGCATCATGGGAGGGCTGGACGAGATAGAGTCTATCAGACAGCGTGGAGTCATGCCAAACAACACTGGGGGATTCATCAGAGACGAGGCCAAATCGACATGTGATGTTTCGTTTACTCTAGAGaaatacacagagtgtacaaaacattaggaacaccttcctaatattgagttcacctccttttgccctcagaacagcctcaattcgtcgaggcgtggactctacaaggtgtcaaaagtatttcacagggatgctgacccatgttgactccaatgcttcccacagttgtgtcatgttggctggatgtcctttgggtggaggaCCATTCTTGGTGGaccacacgggaaactgttgagtgtgaaaaacccagcagagttgcagttcttgacacactcaaactggtgcgcctggcacctacctcgttcaaaggcacttcaatattttgtcttgcccattcaccctctgaatggcacaaacaCATCCATTTATCAAttgtatcaaggcttaaaaatccttctttaacttgtctcctccccttcatctacactgattgaagtggatttaataaatgtaatcaataagggatcatagcgttcacctggattcacctggtcagtctatgtcatggaaagagcaggtgttcttaatgttttgtacatataAGGTAACAAAATATAGCCTAAGAATGAGGATCAACTTCAACAACTATTATGGTGTTAATTAACGCCACTTTCATGTTCAAGACCCAGAAACAAAACAGCAATCACCTAGGTGATGCATAACGAGGTGTTCCATAGAAGGAAGTGGAGAAAATGGATAAGGCCATCTTACTTACGTATACACACCCTGTCCGTGATAGCTAACACAAACAACTAATGAGCTTGATTGCTTTTCAAAGTAACCGTGCTGGCTGACCGTTGGTTTGGGGGACCTCCCTTTCCGTGAATAAAGCGGACCCCCACCCCACTACCCCAGCCTTAGCGGGCTAGCCGGGTCTGGCAGTGACTTCACTGTGTTTACTGTAATTAGTGGCACCTCATTTACAGCCCACTGACCCAGAATGACCCCTAGCTCTGACATCACACAAAACAACTAGCACCACTACCCTACGAACAAACAGAACTGGGGCTGGCGAGAGGAGGAAGGATTCTAAGCAAagggtttgcgtgtgtgtgtgtgtgtccatgcgtttacgtgtgtgtgagtctgtttgtgtgtgtttgtgaaggcAACAGAAGGGgttgagggagggtggagggtgggggTGTAGGCTCATTGTGCTGGACTTCAGAGGCCAAACGTCTGCAGCTTCCTTTTGGAGGCAGTGGGTTAAAAATAATGTGGTGTGCAGTGAGCGCGGGGAGAAAGGCGCAGACAGCCAGGAGCCAGAGTCGCTCTCATTCAGAGACAGCCCTCAGGAAGAGAGCTCTCTGATATGCACCCCGGCACGGCAGCGgatggattttttattttattttctggaTGTCTCACTCCAGGGCCTAATATGCCCATAAATGTCCCGTACACAAACAGAAATAGATGGTCATCAGTTTACCCCCGGCTCATCCTCTTAGAATGAATCAAAACAGATAGAGTACCATGGACACCGGAGAGAGATCTCTCTCTAcgtctttcttcttcttctttggggtggcaggtagtggttagaaggttgGACTTAggctgaaaggttgctagatgaaatccctgagctgacaaggtaaacatctgttgttctgctcctgaacaaggcagttaacccactgttcctaggccttcattgaaaataagaatttgttctcgactgacttgcctagtaaaatacaaTTCCCTCCGATGTTTTTTAATATTTAACCAGACAAGGTACTTGCTCTAGTGTTTTCACTATTGAGAAGAAAATCAATGCAAGACGACTGAAGAGGTTTTTGTTCATAATCATTAGTTCAATATCATCCTCTTTCTGTACATCATAATGATCTTTCAGATCAACCATCTTAACATAAATGCAGCTGGTGTCAGGAGTTCAGGGCCATTCAGCACTCGAGACAAGTGAGGTGTGACACTGCTGCAAAACAACATagaggtgtacacacacacacaccccacgcacagccacacacacacacacacactcccacacacagccacacacacatttcttcactaGTGGAGGTAGAGAAACAACTCCATACACAAGGTGGCACTGAGACCTCATGGTGACAAAGGGAGCCTTTGACacccagcatgtgtgtgtgtgcgagtgtttGAGAGAGTGCGTATAtgggcatgtgtgtgtatgtgtgtgtgagagagagtgtgtatgtgtgcgtttgtgtgtatgtgtgtgtttgtgagtgtatcTCGGGGGCAGGAGCGGTGACTCCCAGGTGATcagttccctcctcccctcccctccccacccttgctctctccctcctcgggGTGGGGGAGTGTTGCGTGAGGAAGCTGGACGGTCGCTGCCTTGCTCCACCCTGTAGATAAGACTGTCTCCAGCTGGCCTCGTACACCTCCTGTCATCTGTCTGCTTCTTATCACACCATGCTGCTTAGTGTTGACGGCCTAATTAGCCTGACGCCAGTCCGTAGTCCCAGTCCCCAGTGCTCCCCCCCCATCTGCTCTACCACCCGGAGGCAGAGGGCCTGAGGGAGGCTTACCTGCTTAGCGTCTGGACCCTGTAGACCCTCGAGACCAAAACGTCTGGATGCATGACAGTGGTGGATAAAGACTAGACAATAGGTTAGGTGGCTCCCCAGATCACTGTCTTTCAAAGTAAAACAAAGCCCAATGATTAGAGGTGATGTAACATCTGTTATCTCCATACAATAACTTATACTCAACTACGAGCTATCTGTGACTTGGCATTTGCATAATAGCTTTCAAAAATTAAGATGGTGTAAGGACATTGTTATTCAATTATTTAATGTGATGTTTTAATGCTTATAAAGAGATTGACATGTTGATAAAGGTGGTAAGTAGAGCCGTCTTACCAGATGAAGAGTTCCACTCAACAGCTAATTATAATGGGGAGTAGTGCACTCCTCTGATGGAAGGGCCACATAAACACTCAACACTTTTCTATTATCTATTTGAAGTGTTTGcaaagtggtagtggtggtggacaAAGTGTACTCTGTGATTATTCTATGCCACGAtcgatctgaccagactcccacatacaacgatcgatctgaccagactcccacatacaacgatctgaccagactcccaCATACAACGATCTGACCAAACTCCCTCATACATCGAtcgatctgaccagactcccacatacaacgatctgaccagactcccacatacaacgatctgaccagactcccacatacaacgatcgatctgaccagactcccacatacaacgatcgatctgaccagactcccacatacaacgatctgaccagactcccaCATACAACGATCTGACCAAACTCCCTCATACATCGAtcgatctgaccagactcccacatacaacgatctgaccagactcccacatacaacgatctgaccagactcccacatacaacgatctgaccagactcccacatacaacgatctgaccagactcccacatacaacgatcgatctgaccagactcccacatacaacgatctgaccagactcccacatacaacgatctgaccagactcccacatactacgatctgaccagactcccacatacaacgatctgaccagactcccacatacaacgatctgaccagactcccacatacaacgatttgaccagactcccacatacaacgatcgatctgaccagactcccacatacaacgatctgaccagactcccacatacaacgatcgatctgaccagactcccacatacaacgatctgaccagactcccaCATACAACGATCTGACCAAACTCCCTCATACATCGAtcgatctgaccagactcccacatacaacgatctgaccagactcccacatacaacgatctgaccagactcccacatacaacgatctgaccagactcccaCATACAACGATCTGACCAGACTCCAACATACAACGATCGGTCTGACCAGACTCCCACATACAACGAtcgatctgaccagactcccacatacaacgatctgaccagactcccacatacaacgatctgaccagactcccacatactacgatctgaccagactcccacatacaacgatctgaccagactcccacatacaacgatctgaccagactcccaCAAACAACGATTTGACCAGACTCCCACATACAACGAtcgatctgaccagactcccacatacaacgatctgaccagactcccaCATACAACGATCGATTTGACCAGACTTCTACATACAACGAtcgatctgaccagactcccacatacaacgatcgatctgaccagactcccacatacaacgatctgaccagactcccaCATACAACGATCTGACCAAACTCCCTCATACATCGATCGATCTGACCAGAATCCCACATACAACGAtcgatctgaccagactccctcatacaccgatcgatctgaccagactcccTCATACAACGATCGATTTGACCAGACTTCCACATACAACGATCAATCTGACCAGACTCCCTCATACAACGAtcgatctgaccagactcccacatacaacgatcgatctgaccagactcccTCATACAACGATCGATTTGACCAGACTCCCTCATACAACGAtcgatctgaccagactcccTCATACAACGATCAATCTGACCAGACTCCCTCATACAACGAtcgatctgaccagactccctcatacaacgatcgatctgaccagactcccTCATACAACGATCGATCAGACCAGACTCCCTCATACAACGATGGATTTGACCAAACTCCCTCATACATCGATCGATCTGACCAAACTCCCACATACAACGAtcgatctgaccagactcccacatacaacgatcgatctgaccagactcccacatacaacgatctgaccagactcccaCATACAACGATCTGACCAAACTCCCTCATACATCGAtcgatctgaccagactcccacatacaacgatcgatctgaccagactccctcatacaacgatcgatctgaccagactcccTCATACAACGATCGATTTGACCAGACTTCCACATACAACGAtcgatctgaccagactcccTCATACAACGATCAATCTGACCAGACTCCCACATACAACGAtcgatctgaccagactcccTCATACAACGATCGATTTGACCAGACTCCCTCATACAACGAtcgatctgaccagactccctcatacaacgatcgatctgaccagactccctcatacaacgatcgatctgaccagactccctcatacaacgatcgatctgaccagactcccTCATACAACGATCGATCAGACCAGACTCCCTCATACAACGATGGATTTGACCAAACTCCCTCATACATCGATCGATCTGACCAAACTCCCACATACAACGAtcgatctgaccagactcccacatacaacgatcgatctgaccagactcccTCATACAACGATCGATCTGACCAAACTCCCGCATACAACGAtcgatctgaccagactcccaCATACAACGATCGATCTGACCAGACTTCCACATACAACAATCAATTTGACCAGACTCCCACATACAACGAtcgatctgaccagactcccaCATACAACGATCTGACTAGACTCCCTCATACAACGAtcgatctgaccagactccctcacacaacgatcgatctgaccagactcccTCATACAACGATCGATTTGACCAGACTCCCTCATACAACGAtcgatctgaccagactccctcatacaacgatcgatctgaccagactccctcatacaacgatcgatctgaccagactcccTCATACAACGATCGATCAGACCAGACTCCCTCATTCAACGATGGATTTGACCAAACTCCCTCATACATCGATCGATCTGACCAAACTCCCACATACAACGAtcgatctgaccagactccctcatacaacgatcgatctgaccagactccctcatacaacgatcgatctgaccagactcccTCATACAACGATCGATCAGACCAGACTCCCTCATTCAACGATGGATTTGACCAAACTCCCTCATACATCGATCGATCTGACCAAACTCCCACATACAACGAtcgatctgaccagactcccacatacaacgatcgatctgaccagactcccaCATACAACGATCTGACTAGACTCCCTCATACAACGAtcgatctgaccagactcccTCACACAACGATCGATCTGACCAGACTCTCACGTACAACGAtcgatctgaccagactcccacatacaacgatcgatctgaccagactcccacgtacaacgatcgatctgaccagactcccacatacaacgatcgatctgaccagactcccTCATACAACGATCGATTTGACCAGACTTCTACATACAACGAtcgatctgaccagactccctcatacaacgatcgatctgaccagactcccTCATACAACGATCGATTTGACCAGACTTCCACATACAACGATCAATCTGACCAGACTCCCACATACA
This window encodes:
- the LOC139409673 gene encoding octapeptide-repeat protein T2-like; the encoded protein is MRQRQRKGQRKRNRQREDEAEAEEVEEAETDEEAETDKEAEKEEEAETEDEAEAKEVEEEEAETDEEAEADTEAEEDAETEEEQRKRQRQRKRQRQRKRQKKRKRQREKDTGEESEDEAETEEEA